A part of Pectobacterium cacticida genomic DNA contains:
- the mtgA gene encoding monofunctional biosynthetic peptidoglycan transglycosylase produces MTSRRGGGSWLTRLKRLLVRGVLGVIGVWLAGILLFSFLPVPFSALMVDRQISAWLNGEFSYVAHSDWVAMEDIAPEMALAVMAAEDQKFPQHWGFDFNAISQALKHNAHNTQQIRGASTLSQQMVKNLFLWEGRSWVRKGLEAGITLGVELVWTKRRILTVYLNIAEFGPGIFGVEAAARRYFNKPASRLTASESALLAAVLPNPIRFRVNAPSGYVIQRQRWILRQMRQMGGNAFLRANNLN; encoded by the coding sequence GACATCGCGTCGAGGGGGTGGAAGCTGGCTAACGCGGTTGAAGCGCCTGCTCGTTCGCGGTGTATTGGGGGTTATCGGGGTGTGGCTGGCAGGCATCCTGCTGTTCTCCTTCTTGCCGGTGCCGTTTTCTGCACTGATGGTCGACAGGCAGATAAGTGCATGGCTAAACGGCGAATTCTCCTATGTCGCGCATTCTGATTGGGTGGCAATGGAAGATATCGCGCCAGAAATGGCGCTTGCAGTGATGGCGGCGGAAGACCAAAAATTTCCCCAGCATTGGGGCTTTGATTTTAATGCGATTAGTCAGGCATTGAAGCACAATGCACACAATACGCAGCAGATTCGGGGCGCCTCAACGTTATCACAGCAGATGGTGAAGAACTTGTTCCTGTGGGAGGGACGTAGTTGGGTACGTAAAGGGCTGGAGGCGGGGATAACTCTCGGCGTTGAGCTGGTCTGGACAAAACGACGGATACTGACCGTGTACTTGAATATCGCCGAATTTGGCCCCGGCATCTTTGGCGTGGAGGCGGCAGCGCGGCGATATTTCAATAAACCTGCCAGCAGGTTGACGGCCAGCGAATCTGCGTTATTGGCGGCGGTGTTACCGAACCCTATTCGCTTCCGTGTGAATGCGCCATCTGGCTATGTTATTCAACGCCAGCGGTGGATTTTACGTCAGATGCGTCAGATGGGCGGAAACGCATTTTTGCGGGCCAACAATCTGAATTAA
- a CDS encoding alginate lyase family protein, which translates to MRLRYCAGLLVALCCVALVVRADALSKALSPDNPYAFLQQHQLSSVKQQLQQKTEKPQMRIAYEQLISEADRALKIANPSVTEKKSMPPSGSKQDYLSLSIYWWPDPDKVDGLPWIRRDGQVNPASKDEETDGVRLAKFTAQTQVLTLAWYFSGKQAYADKAISMIRTWFIDPATRMNPNLDFAQGVPGIASGRASGVLDGRYFSTRIVDSLLMLRHAPGWTKQDERQMQKWMSDYLHWLQTSKLGKKEAIAQNNHGSWYTVQVAGIAWYLGNIDVVKSMAQLQREKLNHQLQPDGSQPEELARTRSFHYSYFNLQAITDMAILASRVGENIWQYQTPKGSSAIKALDFMVPYLDEDKAWPRKTMDRQSSRLIPLLLQAERGVKAPRYQTQIKQAGFAELLSGAASDRDKEPSHISVETRRALWLLNPVAP; encoded by the coding sequence ATGCGGTTACGTTATTGCGCGGGGTTACTGGTTGCATTGTGTTGTGTGGCCTTAGTCGTCCGTGCGGACGCGCTGTCCAAAGCGTTATCCCCCGATAATCCCTACGCCTTCTTACAACAGCACCAGCTATCCTCGGTAAAACAGCAGTTGCAGCAGAAAACGGAAAAGCCGCAGATGCGAATAGCGTATGAGCAGCTTATTTCAGAAGCCGATCGTGCGTTGAAAATCGCTAACCCTAGCGTGACGGAAAAAAAATCTATGCCGCCAAGTGGTTCAAAGCAGGATTATTTGAGCCTCAGCATCTACTGGTGGCCCGATCCCGATAAAGTTGATGGTCTTCCTTGGATTCGTCGTGACGGGCAAGTAAACCCTGCCAGCAAGGATGAGGAGACCGATGGGGTTAGGCTGGCAAAATTCACTGCCCAAACGCAGGTGTTGACGTTGGCGTGGTACTTCTCGGGTAAACAGGCTTATGCCGACAAAGCCATATCGATGATCCGGACCTGGTTTATCGATCCTGCTACGCGTATGAACCCTAATCTCGATTTTGCACAAGGCGTGCCGGGTATCGCGTCGGGCAGAGCGTCGGGTGTGTTGGACGGACGCTATTTTTCCACCCGCATTGTCGATTCGTTGCTTATGTTGCGCCATGCTCCAGGCTGGACGAAGCAGGATGAGCGGCAGATGCAGAAATGGATGAGCGATTATCTGCACTGGCTGCAAACCAGCAAACTGGGGAAAAAAGAGGCCATCGCTCAGAACAACCATGGTAGCTGGTATACCGTACAGGTGGCGGGGATTGCCTGGTATCTGGGCAACATCGACGTGGTGAAATCCATGGCACAATTACAGCGGGAAAAGTTGAATCACCAACTGCAACCGGATGGTTCTCAGCCGGAGGAACTGGCTCGTACGCGATCTTTCCATTACAGCTACTTCAACCTTCAGGCGATAACGGATATGGCTATTCTGGCGTCCCGCGTTGGGGAAAATATCTGGCAATACCAAACGCCTAAGGGCAGTAGCGCAATAAAGGCGCTGGATTTTATGGTTCCGTATCTGGATGAAGATAAGGCGTGGCCTCGTAAGACGATGGACAGGCAAAGCAGCCGTCTTATTCCGCTGTTATTACAGGCGGAGCGAGGTGTAAAGGCACCGCGCTACCAGACGCAAATCAAACAGGCGGGTTTTGCTGAATTACTCTCTGGAGCGGCGAGCGATCGGGATAAAGAACCGAGCCATATCAGCGTGGAAACCCGCCGTGCGCTCTGGTTGCTTAATCCTGTTGCGCCGTGA
- the dolP gene encoding division/outer membrane stress-associated lipid-binding lipoprotein: MRIRFAFAVLSIALLLQGCVGVVAVGSAVATKTATDPRTIGTQVDDGTLEVRVANAISKDEQLKKEARIVATAYQGKVLLTGQAPTVEMANRAKQIALGVEGAAEVYNEIRQGKPVSIGTASVDTWITTKVRSQILASDSVKSSNVKVTTENGEVFLLGLVTQREGAAAAEIASKVGGVKHVTTAFTYLQ, from the coding sequence ATGAGGATACGTTTTGCATTTGCCGTGCTATCTATCGCCCTGTTGTTACAAGGCTGTGTCGGGGTAGTTGCCGTTGGCAGCGCCGTGGCAACCAAAACGGCTACCGACCCACGGACCATAGGCACACAGGTTGACGATGGTACATTGGAGGTCCGCGTGGCGAATGCAATTAGTAAAGACGAGCAATTGAAAAAAGAGGCTCGCATCGTTGCAACCGCGTATCAGGGGAAAGTGTTGCTAACAGGACAGGCTCCCACTGTAGAAATGGCGAACCGGGCTAAACAAATTGCCCTGGGTGTAGAAGGCGCAGCCGAGGTTTATAACGAAATACGCCAGGGCAAACCGGTTTCAATAGGAACTGCATCCGTGGATACGTGGATCACCACCAAAGTCCGCTCACAGATTCTGGCAAGCGATAGCGTTAAATCCTCTAACGTAAAAGTCACCACCGAAAATGGCGAAGTTTTCCTGCTTGGCCTAGTGACCCAACGTGAAGGCGCTGCTGCCGCAGAAATCGCCAGTAAAGTTGGCGGTGTGAAGCATGTAACGACGGCCTTCACCTATCTGCAATAA
- the diaA gene encoding DnaA initiator-associating protein DiaA, whose amino-acid sequence MLDRIKVCFTESIQTQIAAAEALPDAISRGAIAMVQSLLNGNKILCCGNGTSAANAQHFAASMINRFEAERPSLPAIALNADNVVLTAIANDRLHDEIYAKQVRALGQAGDILLAISTRGNSRDIVKAVESAVTRDMTIVALTGYDGGELAGLLGPQDVEIRIPSHRSARIQEMHMLTVNCLCDLIDNTLFPHQND is encoded by the coding sequence GTGCTGGATAGAATAAAAGTTTGTTTTACTGAGAGTATTCAAACGCAGATTGCCGCGGCGGAAGCTTTACCTGACGCGATTTCCCGTGGAGCGATAGCGATGGTGCAGTCTCTACTGAACGGCAATAAGATCCTGTGTTGCGGCAATGGAACGTCGGCGGCGAATGCCCAGCATTTTGCCGCCAGCATGATTAATCGCTTCGAGGCGGAACGTCCCAGCTTACCCGCCATCGCACTTAATGCCGATAATGTGGTCCTAACAGCGATAGCCAATGACCGTCTACATGACGAAATCTATGCGAAACAAGTTAGGGCGCTAGGCCAGGCTGGCGACATACTGCTGGCTATTTCAACACGTGGCAACAGTCGCGATATTGTTAAAGCCGTCGAGTCCGCCGTGACTCGCGATATGACGATCGTCGCCCTGACCGGCTACGATGGCGGGGAACTCGCCGGGCTGCTCGGACCACAGGATGTTGAAATTCGCATCCCATCACACCGTAGCGCTCGTATTCAGGAAATGCACATGCTGACAGTAAATTGTCTGTGTGACTTGATTGATAACACCCTTTTTCCACATCAGAACGATTGA
- a CDS encoding YraN family protein encodes MNRRATGAVYEQQARRYLERAGLTFTAANVTLRGGEIDLIMRDRQVWVFVEVRYRRNAYFGDAAASVTRRKQQRLLHAAAIWLAQRGASFDTVDCRFDVLAITGEQYNWLPNAFTAQG; translated from the coding sequence CTGAACCGGCGTGCCACTGGCGCAGTTTATGAACAACAGGCCCGGCGTTATCTTGAACGTGCGGGCCTGACTTTCACTGCCGCAAACGTTACGCTACGAGGCGGTGAGATCGATTTAATTATGCGCGATCGCCAGGTTTGGGTATTTGTTGAAGTGCGCTATCGGCGCAACGCCTATTTTGGCGATGCGGCTGCCAGCGTTACCCGACGCAAGCAGCAACGATTGCTGCATGCCGCTGCCATATGGCTAGCGCAGCGCGGCGCCAGCTTTGACACGGTAGACTGCCGTTTTGACGTGTTGGCGATTACGGGCGAGCAGTACAACTGGCTTCCTAATGCCTTTACCGCACAAGGGTAA
- a CDS encoding penicillin-binding protein activator: protein MVPFHFVRTQAGRAIPVLLAALFLTGCPSHAPQSPPPEIQGTADASSDYYLQQLQQSSDNNKADWQLLAIRSLLQEGKIPQASQQFNTLTEKLSAAQKQERQLLSAELSVAQNNMDAAKAALSQLDVSALSDQQKQRYYQAQIKTAQGRPSIELLRAYIALEPLLTGEEHQMNLDQTWLALTQMSPQESGALLINANENVLQGWVDLLNSYQNNRESPNQLQSAIQDWQTRYPRHPAAKTLPTSLNQVINYHPTSIRSIALLLPLNGQAQVFANAIQQGFNAAKNGQSAIAVSAPTTPPEDAGQGVQAIPTSDNQAVPPAPYSDQTVTSPAPESHEVSTGLPSTLPVKVYDTSSQPLANILTQAQQDGASLVIGPLLKSEVEQLTNHPSPLDILALNHPEHVKNSPNICYFALSPEDEARDAATYIHQQGKQQPLILAPRGTLGDRIVNAFAQAWNQQSGTVPLQQRFGSTTELKQAINSGAGLSLSGQPVSVSPQPSQPGSTIGDLTIPSQVQPMVDTSVSGNIDAVYIIATPDELALIKPMIDMRTSSRARPALYASSRSFQAGSGPDFRLEMEGLQFSDIPLLAGANPALMQQVSSQFKNDYSLVRLYAMGMDAWTLANHFGELRQIPGQQIAGATGKLSAGPECTIHRQLTWQQYRQGQLVPAL, encoded by the coding sequence CGTGCTATCCCCGTGTTGTTAGCGGCACTGTTTCTTACTGGCTGCCCAAGTCACGCGCCGCAAAGCCCGCCTCCTGAGATTCAGGGAACGGCCGACGCATCATCCGATTATTATCTGCAACAATTGCAGCAAAGTAGCGATAATAACAAGGCTGACTGGCAATTACTTGCTATTCGTTCCCTGCTACAGGAAGGGAAAATCCCGCAGGCGAGCCAACAGTTCAACACGCTGACAGAAAAACTGAGCGCGGCGCAAAAACAGGAACGGCAGCTACTCAGCGCGGAACTGTCCGTCGCCCAGAACAATATGGATGCGGCTAAGGCAGCTCTGAGCCAGCTTGATGTGAGCGCACTTTCCGATCAGCAGAAGCAGCGTTATTACCAGGCACAAATCAAAACCGCACAAGGCCGTCCGTCCATTGAGCTGCTACGCGCCTATATCGCCCTAGAACCGCTACTGACGGGTGAAGAGCATCAGATGAACCTCGATCAGACCTGGCTGGCATTGACGCAAATGTCTCCGCAAGAGTCTGGCGCGCTGTTGATTAACGCAAATGAAAACGTGCTTCAGGGCTGGGTAGATTTGTTGAATAGCTATCAGAACAACCGCGAATCTCCCAATCAGTTGCAGAGCGCTATTCAAGACTGGCAAACTCGATACCCGCGCCATCCCGCGGCAAAAACATTGCCGACATCGTTAAATCAGGTCATCAATTACCACCCTACCTCTATAAGGAGCATTGCGCTGCTGTTACCGCTTAATGGTCAGGCACAGGTTTTCGCCAATGCCATTCAGCAAGGCTTTAACGCCGCAAAGAACGGCCAGAGCGCCATTGCGGTATCGGCGCCGACGACACCACCAGAGGATGCCGGTCAGGGCGTTCAGGCAATCCCGACATCGGATAACCAGGCCGTACCGCCAGCCCCGTACAGCGATCAGACAGTCACCTCCCCGGCACCTGAATCACATGAGGTAAGCACCGGGCTACCCAGTACGCTCCCCGTCAAAGTGTATGACACGTCTTCACAACCGCTGGCCAATATTCTCACTCAAGCGCAACAGGATGGTGCATCACTCGTCATAGGGCCACTGTTAAAAAGCGAAGTAGAACAGTTGACTAACCATCCTTCACCGCTGGATATTTTGGCATTAAATCATCCAGAGCATGTTAAAAATAGTCCCAACATTTGCTACTTCGCGCTCTCTCCGGAAGATGAAGCCAGAGACGCGGCAACCTATATCCACCAACAGGGTAAACAGCAACCGCTGATCTTAGCGCCTCGCGGTACGTTGGGAGACCGTATCGTCAACGCTTTCGCTCAGGCCTGGAATCAACAGAGCGGCACCGTTCCCCTGCAACAACGTTTTGGCAGTACTACGGAGTTAAAACAGGCCATCAATAGCGGTGCAGGTTTAAGTCTGAGCGGCCAACCTGTGAGCGTATCGCCTCAGCCGTCTCAGCCGGGGAGCACGATTGGCGATTTAACCATCCCTTCACAGGTTCAACCGATGGTCGATACATCCGTCAGTGGTAACATCGACGCCGTCTATATCATTGCGACACCAGACGAACTGGCGCTGATTAAGCCAATGATCGATATGCGCACCTCTTCACGCGCCCGCCCCGCGCTATATGCCAGCTCACGTAGCTTTCAGGCTGGTTCAGGCCCGGATTTCCGCCTTGAAATGGAAGGGTTGCAGTTCAGTGATATCCCGCTGCTAGCCGGTGCGAATCCAGCATTGATGCAGCAAGTCAGCAGCCAATTTAAAAATGATTATTCGTTAGTTCGCCTCTATGCCATGGGGATGGATGCCTGGACGCTCGCTAACCACTTTGGTGAACTGCGCCAAATTCCAGGCCAGCAGATTGCCGGTGCGACAGGAAAGTTAAGCGCGGGACCGGAGTGCACAATCCATCGGCAATTAACCTGGCAGCAATATCGTCAGGGTCAATTGGTGCCTGCCCTCTGA